CCAATTAAAACCAACGCCAATAAAACTATGCTCTGGCTCAAAGCGAATTTCTGATTCAAAGTTTCCATTTGCAGTGTAAATATTTAGGTGATTTGCAAGAATATCAAGTTGAGGATCATTTTTTTCTTGATCAAATGTTTGTAACTGCTCTCTGACAATCAGTTTATCTCTACACTCAGGCATAAAATATTGTGCAAGGCGTTGTGTGCGAGTTGATTTACCGCCAAATACAGTTGCTTGAATTGTGCCAGCCCAACCATCTTCGCGTTGTTCTAGTTTGTCACGAAAATGTACAAGACGTTCTGGTGAGCCAATTTGATGTGGTGGACGTATAGAAAAGAACGTTTTACTAGTTGCTTTACAACTAGAATCACATTTTTTGATTCTTCGAACTGCCATCGCCGGTAAGGTGATACTCAAAAGTAGGGATAATATGAGATGCTTCTTCATTACGCTCCTCCCTTTTTTCAGGGCTTATGAGGTGATACAACCAACACTACTCAACTACTGTTTTCTTGTAACATTTTTGTTTTACGCTCGTCAATCATTTTCATATTTCAGGCCTATCATTTTTTTTATCTTTATGCAACAATGAGAATTATTATTGTTGATATGTTCCCCATATATATTATGTTATTGGAAATGTTGCATGTTTACTCGAGTTAAAGGCACACAAGATTTTTTAGACCTGAGATTATTTAATTTTATTGTTGATCAAGCAAAAAATCATTTAATGACTTACCATTTTACTGAAATTGCGACGCCAATTTTAGAGCATACACAGCTTTTTGTCCGTTCGCTTGGTATGCAGACGGATGTAGTAAGTAAACAAATGTTTTTAATTGAAACCAAAGATGATGAAACAATATGCCTCAGGCCGGAAGCAACAGCGGCAACTGTACGTGCATTTGTGAACAATGGTATACAACAAACACCGTGGAACGTATTTTCATGGGGGCCAATTTTTAGATATGAACGGCCACAAAAAGGACGATATCGCCAATTTCATCAGATTAATATAGAAAGTATTGGTGCAGAAACTGTTATACATGATGTCCAACTTATTACTATGCTTGATCGCTTTTTTCATGAAAAATTAATGCTTAATAATTATGCATTACTGGTAAATTTTTTGGGATGTTTTGACGATCGTACAGCATATAAACTCGTGTTAAAGGATTTTCTTGATGGGCAAACGAGTTTGTGTAAAACATGTATGTACCGTAAAGATACCAATATAATGCGTGTATTTGATTGTAAAAATACGCAATGCCAAATTCTATACCAACAAACACCATATATAACTGACCATTTATGTAGCAGTTGTTCAAATGAGTGGCGACATATACAATATAATTTGGAATTACTGTCTGTTTCGTATTCTCATCAACCAACATTAGTACGCGGTCTTGATTATTACAATAAAACAGTTTTTGAATTTAACAGTAGCAATTTAGGTGCACAAAATGCTTTTTGTGGCGGTGGACGATATGATCAACTAGTTGGCCAGATTGGTGCAAAACAGGATTATCCATCACTTGGTGCAGCAATTGGTATTGAACGATTAATACTACTGCTTGAACCTTTTCAATCTACATTACCAATGCCACAATTACCATCATTATATGTAATTATGCCGCTTGATGATGAGCAACATATGATTGGTTTATTGTTGGCAGACCAATTACGAGCGCAAGGATTGTGTATCGAGGTTATACTTGATGGTGGTTCAATAAAAAATATGATGAAAAAAGCAAATAAAATGGGTGCGGCATATGCGCTGATTATTGGTGCAGATGAGCAACAGGCAAAAGAAGTTACTGTCAAAAATATGATAACGGGCGATCAAAAACGTATTTCATGCGTTAATGTTGCAGAATTCTTAAAGGGATAACAATATATGAAATTAGTACAGATATCAGAAAAAATTTCACGAAATGAACTGAAAGAAATGTCAAAAAATATGTTTAATCATATTGTTAAAGCAGTGGTAGATATCGAAAAAGGGGTTATAATTGTTGATGCAGAGATGCATTCGGACGAAGAACAGATGCTACTTGAGAGTGGTTCAAATCAAGAACACTTATGGGGGATTAATTTTTATCCTGATAAAAAGATTGAAGATGAAAATTTTATAGAGTTTGATTCTATGATTAACATTCGACCTAAGCAAGGCAATATAACGCGCGGAATTGAAAATCATAATATTCAAAAACAAATAAAAAATATTGTTTACAGTTTGGTAACAGAATGATTATACATAAGAATCTTGCTAGCGGTCGCTGGTTTAAATTTTCCTTTCTTGAGCAATTAGCAAATGTTGGCACTGATATTTCAAGATGTATACGATTAAAAAATAAAGGTGATCTTGAAATGAGTAACGATGCATTTTATCGAGCACTTGAGTTGCTTGATTTTACTATTGCAGATCCAAAAAACAAGGGGCCTCGGTTAAGAGAACTTTTACGAGTTAGAGAAGCACTTATTGATCATTTTTTGTGTGATAATGAATATAATACTACTGATGAGCAATGGCACACATACTTTTTTGATTTTAATTATGCAGCAGCGTTGGCAAAAGGTAAGTAGTTAATCAATTGCT
The genomic region above belongs to Candidatus Dependentiae bacterium and contains:
- a CDS encoding histidine--tRNA ligase, with amino-acid sequence MFTRVKGTQDFLDLRLFNFIVDQAKNHLMTYHFTEIATPILEHTQLFVRSLGMQTDVVSKQMFLIETKDDETICLRPEATAATVRAFVNNGIQQTPWNVFSWGPIFRYERPQKGRYRQFHQINIESIGAETVIHDVQLITMLDRFFHEKLMLNNYALLVNFLGCFDDRTAYKLVLKDFLDGQTSLCKTCMYRKDTNIMRVFDCKNTQCQILYQQTPYITDHLCSSCSNEWRHIQYNLELLSVSYSHQPTLVRGLDYYNKTVFEFNSSNLGAQNAFCGGGRYDQLVGQIGAKQDYPSLGAAIGIERLILLLEPFQSTLPMPQLPSLYVIMPLDDEQHMIGLLLADQLRAQGLCIEVILDGGSIKNMMKKANKMGAAYALIIGADEQQAKEVTVKNMITGDQKRISCVNVAEFLKG